The window CCGCGTTTGACGGCGATATCGACGCCGAAACCGAACGCGGGTGGGTTACGTTACGAGTTGGTGTGTCCGAAAGTTGACGTCCGATCAGGCGTCCTCGACGTCGTCGCCGTCGTCACCGTCTTCTTCCTCGTCGGCGTCAGCTTCTTCCGTGTCATCGCCACCAGGGCCAGCGTTGGCTGGTGGGCCGCGCTCGTCATCGTCGTCCTCGGATCCCGCGTGTTCAGGTGGGCCGCGTTCGTCATCGTCACCGTCCTCTGCGTCGTCACCGGAGCCAGCGTGGGCTGGGGGGCCGCGTTCATCGTCAGCCGGTGGGCCAGCGTGGGATGGCGGGCCAGCGTGTTCTGGCGCGTCACCGGGGTTGTTCTCGATCACGAAGTTCGCCACGGCGATGCCGAACGGACCGTCCGTGTCGTCTTTGTTCTCATCGACGAACTGTGAGACGAGCGCACCGAAGGAGCCGGGTTGCTCGTCCTCATCGTCGCTGTCCTCGTCGTCCGCGGCCTCGAGGGTTACCGTAATCTCATCGCTCAACCCGCCGGTGGAGGCGGCGAGTGTGACGTTGACGGAGTCGTTCGGCGTTACCAACTCGACCGATCCGCTTTCGTCGGTCGTGTAGTTGCCGACGCCCTCGTAGGTGTCGTTCTCATCTTCGAGCGAGACCTCGAGCGTGGTGTTTTCGACAGCGGTGTCGTTGTGCGTGACCGTCACGACAACGCCGTCGGTCTGGTCGACGTCGATCGAAAGGTCGTCGTTCGTTGCAGCCGTCGCGGCTCCGGCCGCCGCACCGAGTGGGGCCAGCACCGCGAATATCATGGCCGCAGCCAGTGCCACTGCGGTGAGTGTGTGTCGTTGCATCCAAATGGTACGGGGCCGACGACCCTCATAAACCCCGTCAGCAGTTCGGTTCCGTTGGGGGTCGTTTTTAGGCACTCAAAACGGTTTTTAGCGTTTATCGGATTCTGTGAACGTTTAGATTCCGTTCACAACCTCTTCGGATCGATCGCCCGTTTACGTTCCTGCTAAGACGGAAGAACAGGAAACACCTGCAGAGATCTCTCGAGACACACCTTCAGACGCGATCGAGCACGTCCGTCGCGTGCGTGCGTGCTCGCTCGAGGACAGCACCCTCGTCGAGCGTCTGTACCTCGCGCTCGCGCATCAGCACCTGTCCGTCACAGACGGTGTGGCGGACGTCGCTCGCGCTGGCGGCGTATGCCAGGTGACTCACCGCGTCGTGAGCGGGCGTCAGGTGCGGGCTCTCGAGGTCGATTACGGCGAAATCGGCCGCCCCGCCGACCTCGATTCGACCGGTCTCGAGACCGATGGCGTCGGCGCTGCCGGCGGTGAGCATGTCGGCGACCGCCGGTGCGGGGACGGCGCTGGCGTCGTCGGCCGCGAGTTTGCCGAGCATCGCCGCGTCGCGGGCCTCGTCGAGCATCGAGAGGTCGTTGTTGGAGGCCGCGCCGTCGGTGCCGAGACCGACCGTGACGCCCGCGTCGAGCAGTTGCTGGACGGGGGCCATCCCGCTTGCGAGTTTCATGTTCGAGGCCGGGCAGTGGACAACGCTCGCCCCCGACGCCGCGAGGAGGTCGATCTCCCGGTCGTCCAGGTGGACGCCGTGGGCCAGAAAGTCGCCCTCCTCGAGCATCCCGAGGTCGGCGGCGTACTCGAGCGGGCGGACGCCGCGTTCCTCGACGATGGGGTCGACCTCGTCGGTCGATTCGTTGGCGTGATAGTGCAACGGGACGCCGGCGTCGCGTGCTTTCGGGACGAACTCCGACAGGACGTCCTCGGAGACCGTTGTCAGCGAGTGGGGCATGAACGCACTCGAGATGCGCCCCTCCGCGGCCCCGTCGAGTTCGATCGCCATTTCCAGACCCTCCTCGGCGTCGGCGCGTGCGTCCGCCTCGTCCTTGCCGACGGTGACGATGCCGTGGCCGAGTCGGGCGCGAACGCCAGCCTGCTCGACGACGGAGGCGATTTCTGGCATCTCGAAGTACATGTCCGCGAACGTGGTGACGCCGCCTTTGATGAACTCGAGGACGCCCAACTCGGCCCCGACACGGATGTCCTCGGCCGTGAGCGCGGCTTCGACGGGCCAGATGTCCTCTTGCAGCCAGGCGTCGAGGGGTTTGTCGTCGGCGTACCCCCGCAGGAGCGTCATCGCGACGTGGGTGTGGCCGTTGACGAAGCCGGGCGTGACCAGACAGCCCGAGGCGTCGAGGGTTTCGTCGGCCCCGCTCCCGAGGTCATGGCCGATCTCGAGGATCTCGCCGCTCGTCTGCTCGACCAGTACGTCCGCGCGTTCGACGGTGTGGTCCGGCCGGAGGAGGTCGCCGCCGGTGATCGCCAGCGTTGTCATTGTTCGATGTTTCGGCGGGGTGGGCCTTAATCTGGCGTCTCGAGTTCGTCGGTAATTTCTGCCTTGTGGGCGGCGTGGTGGCCTCGTAGTGCATGGATCCAGAAGTGTAGGGCATTTCTGCGGACGGACACGGATTGGAAATGCAATGCTACAGAAAGTGTGCCTATGGCGGTAGTAGTGTATTACTACCGAAAGTATAGCTATGTAGACCCCACTCGATGGTGGTGCACTGACCGCCTCACCGAGAGCCAGTAGTATAAGTGGCGGCCGACCGTTCCCCCGCTCGATGGCCCCCGAGGACTCCCTGGCAACCCGTCACCGATCGCTCGCCGACCCGTCGATCACCTACCCGCTCGAGCCGGCACTTACGGCCGGCTGTCCGGAGACGAGCACCGACGAGATCCAGTACCCCGTGGGCGTCGATTACGACTACGACGCCGTCGATCCCGGACTGTTCGATCCCGCCGGTTCGACGTGGGGGACGCCGGGGCTCGAGCGCTGGCAACCCCTCCTTCCTCCGCTCGCAGCCGACACGCTCGGTGAGGGGAACACACCGTTGCTTCCGGTGGACGACCTCGAGAACTGGCTCGGTCTCGAGTCCTGGCACGAGCCAGCAGGAGCATCGAACGCCGATGGCGGCTCCGACACGACGGTGTTCCTCAAAGACGAGTCCCAGAACCCGACCTGGAGCCACAAGGATCGGCTCAACCGCTGTACGGTCAGCGCGGCCGTTCGCGAGGATGCTGCGGGTGTCGTCGCCTCGTCGACGGGCAACCACGGCGCTGCGGCCGCCGCCTACGCCGCTCGAGCCGGCCTCCCCTGCGTCGTCTTCACCGCGCCACGGACGCCCGCGGCGGTGCAGGCGTTCATCCGGAGCTACGGCGCGGTCGTCCTCGCCGTCGACGACATCGACGCTCGTCAGCTCGCGGTCGACCGGCTGACCGAGGAGCACGGCTTCCACCCCGTCAGCAGCCGCACCGCCGTCCACACCGGCCACGCCTGGGGGCCGGAGGGGTACAAGACGATCGCTTTCGAACTGTACTGCCAGTTCGGCGGGGCGGTTCCGGGCACGGTCGTCATCCCGACGTGCTACGCGGAACTGCTCTACGGCGTCTGGAAGGGGTTTCGCGAACTCGAGCATCTCGACGTCGTCGATCGAACCCCGCGGATGGTCGCCTGCGAACCAGGCGTCCGGGCACCACTCTGTCGCGCCCTCGAGTCAGGGGCCGAGGTCGCCCACGTCGAGGCCGAGCCGACCGAGGCGTACTCCATCAAGGCAACGACCAGCAGCGTCCGCGGGCTGCGGGCGATCCGCGAGAGCGACGGCATCGCCGTCGGCTTCTCGGAGGCCCACCTCGAGGCCGCCCAGCACCGACTCGCCCAGACAGGCTTCTGGCAGGAGTCCTCCGGCGCGGCAGGGTTCGCGGGACTTCGGGCGCTGACCGACGTCCTCGACGGGAACGCAGCCGGAAATTCCGCCGCTCGAGCGGTGGCCGCCGACGGAACCGAACTCGAGAACCAGCGACTCGAACTCGAGCTCGAGACCCCCGTCGCCGTGGTCGCGACCTCGAGCGGCTTCAAAGACGGCGCTGCGCTCCCGGGCGATCGGATGGGTGGAGCGATCGACGGAGTGGACGAGACCGCCGACGGCCGACAGGGAGGGGCCGGCGGCTGGTTCCTGGCACCAGCGGTCGACCCCACCTGGGAAGCGATTCGAGAAGCGCTCGAGGCACACGATGGGGTGCCGGTCTGAGTGTAGACAGTGCCCGAGGAGGCCACAGACCCAACTGTCTCAGTCGGCGGATTTATCGCCACGTTGACCGAACGAATGCGTATGGACACGCAGACGCGTTCACAGTCAACCGTGACCTCGGCCACTGGCCGCCTCGTCCTCGCGTTGACGGCCCTGTCGCTCCTGATGGCCGTGTATCTGGGGCTCAGTCAAGAGAGCGCTCTCCCGGCCGTCGGCGCGACGTTGCTCGCGCTTGGGTTCGCCGCGTTTCTCGTCGGCGACGTCGCTGGGAAGGTTCTTACGCTCGGCGCCCTCGAAGTGAGCTGGGTCGAACACCGTCGGTACGTCGGCTTCGCCGCCGGCACGTTCGGGTTCGGTATCCTCCTCGGAGTGCTGTTGTACGTCGCCGGCGTCGACCTCCTCGAGTTCTTCCTCGAGATGCTCGGTGAGGAGTTCACCGAGAGCGAGTCGCCAGACCCCGATACCTTCGAGTTCGACCTCACGGCGGAGTTCTTCATCCTCAACAACACGCCGCCGTTCCTGTTCTCGATTCTGGGTGCCGTTACGCTCGGGCTGTTCACGCTCGTCGTGATGGTCTTCAACGGTATTTTGATCGGGAACATCGGTGTCGGCGCGGGCGCAGAGATGGGATTCGACCTCATGTTCGTCCTGCTCGTTCCCCACGGCATTTTCGAACTGACAGCCCTCTTTATCGCCGCTGGCGTCGGATTCCGTCTCGTCCACCGCTTCGCCCAGCGCTTGCGAGGGACTCGAAAGTCGTTCCTCACGAAAGCCTACATCTATCGTACGTTGCTGTTCGTATTCTTCGGCTGGCTGTTGCTCGTCCTCGCGGCGTTCGTCGAAGCCTACGTGACGATTGCGCTCGCCGAATTCCTCTATGGAGATCTGCTCGAGTGAGTGGTGTCGTTCTCTCAGTTGAGTGA of the Natronosalvus vescus genome contains:
- a CDS encoding amidohydrolase translates to MTTLAITGGDLLRPDHTVERADVLVEQTSGEILEIGHDLGSGADETLDASGCLVTPGFVNGHTHVAMTLLRGYADDKPLDAWLQEDIWPVEAALTAEDIRVGAELGVLEFIKGGVTTFADMYFEMPEIASVVEQAGVRARLGHGIVTVGKDEADARADAEEGLEMAIELDGAAEGRISSAFMPHSLTTVSEDVLSEFVPKARDAGVPLHYHANESTDEVDPIVEERGVRPLEYAADLGMLEEGDFLAHGVHLDDREIDLLAASGASVVHCPASNMKLASGMAPVQQLLDAGVTVGLGTDGAASNNDLSMLDEARDAAMLGKLAADDASAVPAPAVADMLTAGSADAIGLETGRIEVGGAADFAVIDLESPHLTPAHDAVSHLAYAASASDVRHTVCDGQVLMREREVQTLDEGAVLERARTHATDVLDRV
- a CDS encoding threonine synthase, which encodes MAPEDSLATRHRSLADPSITYPLEPALTAGCPETSTDEIQYPVGVDYDYDAVDPGLFDPAGSTWGTPGLERWQPLLPPLAADTLGEGNTPLLPVDDLENWLGLESWHEPAGASNADGGSDTTVFLKDESQNPTWSHKDRLNRCTVSAAVREDAAGVVASSTGNHGAAAAAYAARAGLPCVVFTAPRTPAAVQAFIRSYGAVVLAVDDIDARQLAVDRLTEEHGFHPVSSRTAVHTGHAWGPEGYKTIAFELYCQFGGAVPGTVVIPTCYAELLYGVWKGFRELEHLDVVDRTPRMVACEPGVRAPLCRALESGAEVAHVEAEPTEAYSIKATTSSVRGLRAIRESDGIAVGFSEAHLEAAQHRLAQTGFWQESSGAAGFAGLRALTDVLDGNAAGNSAARAVAADGTELENQRLELELETPVAVVATSSGFKDGAALPGDRMGGAIDGVDETADGRQGGAGGWFLAPAVDPTWEAIREALEAHDGVPV
- a CDS encoding stage II sporulation protein M codes for the protein MDTQTRSQSTVTSATGRLVLALTALSLLMAVYLGLSQESALPAVGATLLALGFAAFLVGDVAGKVLTLGALEVSWVEHRRYVGFAAGTFGFGILLGVLLYVAGVDLLEFFLEMLGEEFTESESPDPDTFEFDLTAEFFILNNTPPFLFSILGAVTLGLFTLVVMVFNGILIGNIGVGAGAEMGFDLMFVLLVPHGIFELTALFIAAGVGFRLVHRFAQRLRGTRKSFLTKAYIYRTLLFVFFGWLLLVLAAFVEAYVTIALAEFLYGDLLE